From the Dioscorea cayenensis subsp. rotundata cultivar TDr96_F1 unplaced genomic scaffold, TDr96_F1_v2_PseudoChromosome.rev07_lg8_w22 25.fasta BLBR01000234.1, whole genome shotgun sequence genome, one window contains:
- the LOC120253874 gene encoding uncharacterized protein LOC120253874: MGRGRGKGKKLTVVAGHDDPGSGGEEPLPPYKRRGRPQKPLKDGIDEDDTEKIEEEEEEGDDTKPTISSKQVKGAVVENGRKRKRQQLKENSDSALDENGAGTKSSIEDPAKPNGFRQNGNRRKSKPRRAAEAGVECK, from the coding sequence ATGGGAAGAGGCAGAGGGAAGGGAAAGAAGTTGACTGTTGTTGCTGGTCATGACGACCCGGGGAGCGGTGGTGAAGAACCTCTTCCCCCGTATAAGAGAAGGGGAAGGCCTCAGAAGCCATTGAAGGATGGCATTGATGAGGATGATACTGAaaagattgaagaagaagaggaagaaggagaTGATACAAAGCCGACCATATCCAGTAAACAAGTGAAGGGTGCCGTGGTAGAGAATGGAAGGAAGAGGAAGCGGCAACAACTGAAAGAAAATTCTGACTCGGCTTTAGATGAAAATGGTGCTGGCACAAAATCCAGCATTGAGGATCCTGCTAAACCTAATGGTTTTCGGCAAAATGGAAACCGACGTAAGAGCAAACCTCGGCGTGCTGCTGAAGCGGGAGTTGAGTGCAAGTGA
- the LOC120253876 gene encoding LOW QUALITY PROTEIN: bifunctional aspartokinase/homoserine dehydrogenase 1, chloroplastic-like (The sequence of the model RefSeq protein was modified relative to this genomic sequence to represent the inferred CDS: inserted 3 bases in 2 codons; deleted 2 bases in 2 codons) — translation MKAFFLPQCCPSGWLSPSASSPVVAREVLLRRNYGGNPFLYCPHQGKVGRWGCGHALRIASASKTTSKGISCSQISAAITGVSFDQTLQDGLPKGAMWSVHKFGGTCMGTAQRIQSVADISLGDPSERKLIIVSAMSKVTDMLYDLLFKAQSRDDSYMSALDGVFEKHMLTAKELLTGDDLATFLSHLHSDISNLKAMLRAIYIAGHATESFSDFVVGHGELWSAQMLTYVIKKSGRPCTWMDARDVLVVNPTSSNQVDPDFEESEKRLKKWFSHHSAETVVATGFIASTPQNIPTTLKRDGSDFSAAIFGSLVKASQVTIWTDVDGVYSADPRKVSEAVILRTLSYQEALGRCKEIYLYMQSYFGANVLHPRTIIPVMKYNIPILIRNIFNLSAPGTIICQQPPDEKSERTKFKDSCXKHFATIDNLALVNVEGTGMAGVPGTASAIFGAVKAVGANVIMISQASSEHSVCFAVPEKEVGAVSEALQNRFHEALVAGRLSKVEVIPSCSILAAVGQKMASTPGVSATLFDAIAKANINVRAIAQGCSEYNITLVLKQEDCVRGLRAVHSRFYLSKTTLAMGIIGPGLIGATLLNQLKDQAAALKEKFNIDLRVMGITGSKKMIFSDTGIDEIDLSQWKEIMGEKAEEADLKKFVKVVHENHFFPNTVLVDCTADSNIANHYYDWLCKGIHVITPNKKANSGPLDPYLKLRALQRQSYTHYFYEATVGAGLPIISTXRGLLETGDKILRIEGIFSGTLSYIFNNFVQSRAFSDVVAEAKQAGYTEPDPRDDLSGTDVARKVIILARECGLKLELSDIPVRSLVPEPLRASSSADEFMQRLPDFDGELAKELNDADSSGEVLRYVGVVDVIDQNGVVELRRYKKDHPFSQLSGSDNIIAFTTTRYKNQPLIVRGPGAGAEVTAGGVFSDILRLASYLGAPS, via the exons GTGTTTCATTTGACCAAACTCTTCAAGATGGCCTTCCTAAAGGTGCCATGTGGTCTGTCCATAAATTTGGTGGGACCTGTATGGGCACTGCCCAAAGGATTCAGAGTGTTGCAGATATATCCCTTGGTGATCCTTCTGAAAGAAAACTGATAATTGTTTCTGCAATGTCAAAAGTGACGGATATGCTTTATGACCTTTTATTCAAGGCTCAGTCAAGGGATGATTCCTACATGTCTGCACTTGATGGTGTTTTTGAGAAGCATATGTTGACAGCAAAGGAACTTCTAACTGGAGATGATCTTGCAACCTTTTTGTCACACTTGCATAGTGACATTAGCAACCTTAAAGCAATGCTCCGTGCCATTTATATAG CCGGTCATGCAACAGAATCTTTTTCAGACTTTGTTGTGGGTCATGGGGAGTTATGGTCTGCTCAAATGTTGACTTATGTTATAAAGAAG AGCGGAAGGCCATGCACTTGGATGGATGCAAGGGATGTCCTTGTTGTTAATCCTACTAGTTCCAATCAAGTAGACCCTGACTTTGAAGAATCTGAAAAAAGGCTAAAAAAATGGTTTTCTCATCATTCCGCAGAGACTGTTGTTGCTACTGGCTTCATTGCTAGCACACCCCAAAATATTCCTACAACTCTGAAAAGAGATGGAAGTGATTTCTCAGCAGCAATATTTGGTTCTCTTGTTAAGGCGAGTCAAGTGACAATCTGGACAGATGTAGATGGTGTATATAGTGCCGACCCCAGAAAAG TAAGTGAGGCTGTGATACTGAGGACATTATCTTATCAGGAAGCTTTGGGGAGATG TAAAGAAATTTATCTCTATATGCAGTCATATTTTGGAGCAAATGTTCTGCATCCACGCACCATCATTCCAGTGATGAAGTATAATATTCCTATTCTTATTAggaatatt ttcaatctttcTGCCCCAGGAACAATTATTTGCCAACAGCCTCCAGATGAAAAATCTGAACGGACAAAGTTTAAAGACAGTT CAAAGCATTTTGCTACTATAGATAACTTGGCCCTTGTAAATGTTGAGGG AACTGGAATGGCTGGTGTGCCTGGCACAGCAAGTGCTATATTTGGTGCTGTAAAAGCTGTTGGTGCCAATGTTATTATGATATCTCAG GCGAGTAGTGAACACTCTGTATGTTTTGCGGTCCCTGAAAAAGAAGTTGGAGCAGTGTCTGAGGCTTTACAAAATAGATTTCATGAGGCTCTGGTCGCAGGGAGGCTTTCTAAG GTTGAGGTCATTCCTAGTTGTAGTATTTTGGCTGCAGTTGGCCAGAAAATGGCGAGCACCCCAGGAGTCAGTGCTACTTTGTTTGATGCAATAGCAAAG gCCAACATAAATGTGCGAGCCATAGCACAAGGTTGTAGTGAGTATAATATTACCTTGGTGCTGAAGCAAGAGGATTGCGTCAGAGGTCTTAGGGCTGTTCATTCAAGATTTTATCTCTCGAAAACAACACTAGCAATGGGAATAATCGGTCCAGGCTTGATTGGTGCCACTCTTCTCAACCAGCTCAAAGATCAG GCAGCAGCGCTCAAGGAAAAATTTAACATTGAT TTGCGTGTCATGGGAATCACTGGTTCGAAGAAAATGATCTTTAGCGATAC aggGATAGATGAGATAGACCTATCCCAGTGGAAAGAAATTATGGGGGAAAAAGCGGAAGAAGCTGACCtcaaaaaatttgtgaaagtTGTGCATGAAAATCATTTTTTCCCAAATACAGTTTTGGTAGATTGTACTGCTGATTCAAACATCGCAAACCATTACTATGACTGGTTGTGTAAAGGAATTCATGTCATTACTCCTAACAAAAAGGCCAACTCTGGACCCCTTGATCCG TATTTGAAGTTGAGGGCACTTCAGCGCCAATCATACACTCACTACTTCTACGAAGCAACTGTTGGAGCCGGTCTTCCAATTATCAGTAC GCGTGGACTCCTCGAAACTGGTGATAAGATTCTGCGAATTGAGGGCATTTTTAG TGGCACTCTGAGTTATATTTTCAACAACTTCGTTCAATCACGAGCCTTCAGTGATGTGGTTGCCGAAGCAAAACAAGCTGGTTACACTGAACCGGACCCAAGAGATGATCTATCGGGAACTGATGTCGCCAGAAAG GTCATAATTCTCGCAAGAGAGTGTGGTCTAAAGTTGGAGCTTTCTGATATTCCAGTTCGAAGCCTGGTACCGGAGCCATTAAGA GCAAGTTCGTCAGCAGATGAATTCATGCAGCGGCTTCCGGACTTCGACGGGGAGTTGGCGAAGGAATTAAATGACGCAGATTCTTCTGGAGAG gtGCTAAGATACGTTGGAGTTGTGGATGTCATTGATCAAAATGGAGTGGTTGAACTGAGGAGATACAAGAAAGATCACCCATTTTCGCAACTCTCCGGCTCCGATAACATCATAGCTTTCACTACGACAAGGTACAAGAACCAGCCATTGATTGTTCGTGGTCCCGGTGCTGGAGCTGAAGTCACCGCCGGAGGAGTTTTCAGCGATATATTGCGCTTGGCTTCTTATCTAGGTGCTCCATCATAA